Proteins from a genomic interval of Pseudodesulfovibrio nedwellii:
- a CDS encoding bifunctional adenosylcobinamide kinase/adenosylcobinamide-phosphate guanylyltransferase — MITLVLGGNKSGKSDFALNLLADMAQPGVFIATGKAKDFAFREQIGKHRRERSSSIEVIEVSENLPQTLRQANLHFPTVLVDSLDYWLFACREAGCEAEKMKEFMDVLSNWGSSNLILVSCETGLGVLPASGEVRAFVRSLGALNQRIAAQADQAFLVAAGLPLTLKRG, encoded by the coding sequence ATGATCACCTTGGTACTCGGCGGCAACAAGTCCGGAAAATCCGACTTCGCGCTCAATCTACTGGCCGATATGGCGCAACCGGGTGTTTTTATTGCCACAGGCAAAGCCAAGGACTTCGCTTTCCGGGAACAGATCGGCAAACACCGCCGAGAACGCTCCTCAAGCATTGAAGTTATTGAAGTTTCCGAGAACTTGCCTCAGACGCTGAGACAGGCTAACTTGCACTTTCCGACTGTGCTTGTGGACAGTCTTGACTACTGGTTATTCGCCTGCCGGGAAGCTGGCTGCGAAGCGGAAAAAATGAAAGAATTCATGGATGTTCTCAGTAATTGGGGCTCCTCGAATCTGATATTGGTTTCATGTGAGACTGGACTTGGAGTTTTACCGGCATCCGGTGAAGTCCGGGCATTCGTACGGAGCCTCGGCGCGCTTAATCAGCGCATCGCCGCGCAGGCTGACCAGGCTTTTCTGGTTGCAGCCGGGCTTCCGTTAACCCTGAAACGGGGATAA
- a CDS encoding efflux RND transporter periplasmic adaptor subunit codes for MKKTLYLLVVFSLAVLLAAPALAQKSGERPPSPVVTGKVTTGDMAPQTEFIGTVYFTEISNVAAEVDGKLVDLKVQEGQRVKKGDPLVILSSDILNRTIANARALLEQSKAEAELAKRENTRTTKLYKSATVAEGEYDSKRLAALSAEKKMIAAQAILNRLYVEREKKTIRAPYEGVVLDRKVFRGEWVSKGAVVTLIARDDEFDVVVNAPRGAFGVVKPGLKVVINTAGKELPGEVFAVIPKGDVTTRTFPVKIRVKNDGSLAEGMEARVSLPKGVGGKTLIVPRDAIISARGQLVVWCVIEGKAVPMPVYVVGYRGLSAGVKSKTLKEGMDVVVKGNERLQPQQSVAAKPMQQQ; via the coding sequence ATGAAAAAAACACTGTATCTCCTCGTTGTGTTCAGCCTTGCGGTTTTGCTTGCCGCTCCGGCTCTTGCTCAGAAATCTGGCGAAAGGCCTCCGTCTCCCGTTGTTACCGGAAAGGTGACGACTGGGGATATGGCTCCGCAAACTGAATTTATCGGTACTGTATATTTTACTGAAATTTCCAATGTCGCCGCCGAGGTGGACGGCAAGCTGGTGGACCTGAAAGTTCAGGAAGGTCAGCGAGTGAAAAAGGGCGATCCGCTTGTGATCCTGTCTTCGGATATTTTGAATCGAACCATCGCTAATGCCAGAGCGCTGTTGGAACAGTCCAAGGCAGAGGCTGAGTTGGCCAAACGGGAAAATACTCGGACGACCAAGCTTTACAAGAGTGCGACAGTTGCAGAAGGAGAATATGACTCTAAACGACTGGCCGCATTATCTGCTGAAAAGAAGATGATTGCTGCTCAGGCCATTCTTAACAGGCTGTATGTGGAGCGGGAGAAGAAGACCATCCGTGCCCCGTATGAAGGTGTGGTGCTTGATCGCAAAGTCTTTCGTGGTGAATGGGTTTCAAAAGGGGCAGTTGTGACTTTGATTGCTCGCGACGACGAATTTGACGTGGTGGTTAATGCCCCACGTGGAGCGTTTGGCGTGGTTAAGCCCGGTCTCAAAGTTGTTATTAATACTGCTGGCAAGGAATTGCCGGGTGAAGTGTTCGCCGTCATTCCCAAGGGTGATGTGACCACTCGTACGTTCCCGGTCAAAATTCGTGTCAAGAATGATGGTTCTTTGGCCGAAGGCATGGAAGCCCGTGTCAGTCTGCCCAAGGGCGTTGGAGGCAAGACTCTTATTGTGCCTCGTGACGCTATTATTTCCGCTCGAGGCCAACTGGTCGTCTGGTGCGTTATCGAAGGCAAGGCCGTACCTATGCCAGTATACGTTGTTGGCTATCGTGGTCTCAGTGCCGGTGTGAAGTCCAAGACTCTCAAAGAGGGTATGGACGTGGTGGTCAAGGGCAATGAGCGGCTTCAGCCCCAGCAGTCCGTGGCCGCAAAACCCATGCAGCAGCAGTAG
- a CDS encoding UvrD-helicase domain-containing protein — MERFTADLHIHSRFSRATSKNLTIRSLAAWGRLKGLTVLGTGDFTHPEWLAEIEDQLQDNGHGLFTLRDPGGLESEIPTFDGEIPGRTRFMLQTEISSIYKRGGKVRKVHNLVYMPDLDSVKRFNEKLGQVGNLASDGRPILGLDSRNLIDMVLETHPMAFLVPAHIWTPWFSLFGSKSGFNSIRECFGDYSDEIFAMETGLSSDPEMNWTWSELDRIKLISNSDAHSGEKLGREANLFRGDISYEGIYRALRSEGLGHKFLGTVEFFPEEGKYHMDGHRKCGVSMDPHETIARDGICPVCGKPVTVGVYNRILELSDREEPVQPAGAANFVSMIPLKEILSEVVGVGPTSKKVNLLYMKLLHEFGTELDILQRAPVEDLNKFSCHLGEGLSRMREGQVIRKAGFDGEYGKITVFSEKERAEIKNGGTLISMAASDKHPDVGEIAKPCKVILRRKNKIATVTYNKEQQAAINAGPGAVLVMAGPGTGKTQTLMGRIERLINEGGNPKRILALTFTRRAAQELRDRMKSLRGDTAEMPQAGTLHSLCFDYWRHAYSDTPIVVPEAAAKKLFAEVNPEFAGKNLNHYWNKYIMARERLEELPADLAEAHINYGNQKNHWDLVDYTDLLEFMLEQSDAPTFRMPYTDVLVDEVQDLTPLQLAVIKGVAEKSGKGVFCIGDPKQSIYGFRGAAENVEERLKEMWPKIKPVTLLENYRSGQAILDTAASLFPDEPKLHANQDINATIHLFEGPNGLREATWISDKIKGLIGTTSHSITDQEGGGDLAPGDIAVLVRFKALIPILEKALKRAGIPVSTPELEGFWQEPRVASILKAAEQFLGMTLSDSEDVLDVPDHILAKGPVALAAFLNETPPFDQFFWDSRQFKELKKAFDERNGWQGLVNWVSLQTELELVRKSAEKVQIMTLHAAKGLEFDAVFMPACEEGILPFAGMDLLTATVTLTPGRGQRFEEERRLMFVGMTRAKRNLYISRSDQRQLYGKTLNLPSSRYLRELPEHLLTKSTLAAKMVTKEKQLGLLD; from the coding sequence ATGGAAAGATTCACCGCAGACTTGCACATCCACTCCCGTTTTTCTCGCGCCACGAGCAAGAACTTGACCATCCGGAGCCTGGCAGCCTGGGGGCGCCTCAAAGGACTAACAGTCCTGGGTACCGGAGACTTCACCCACCCTGAATGGCTGGCCGAAATCGAAGACCAGCTTCAAGACAACGGGCATGGACTCTTCACCCTGAGAGACCCCGGAGGGCTTGAATCGGAAATCCCGACTTTTGACGGAGAGATTCCCGGCCGTACTCGCTTCATGCTCCAGACGGAAATCAGCTCTATCTACAAACGTGGCGGCAAGGTGCGCAAAGTCCACAATCTGGTCTATATGCCAGACCTTGATTCCGTAAAACGATTCAACGAAAAGCTGGGACAAGTCGGCAATCTGGCTTCGGACGGACGCCCCATTCTCGGACTGGACAGCCGCAATCTCATTGACATGGTGCTGGAAACTCACCCCATGGCCTTCCTCGTTCCGGCCCACATATGGACACCATGGTTCTCATTGTTCGGCTCCAAATCCGGCTTTAACTCCATCCGCGAATGCTTCGGTGACTATTCAGACGAAATCTTCGCCATGGAAACCGGCTTATCTTCGGACCCGGAAATGAACTGGACATGGTCGGAACTCGACCGCATCAAACTCATCTCAAATTCAGACGCGCATTCCGGCGAAAAGCTGGGACGCGAGGCCAATCTGTTCCGTGGTGATATTTCCTATGAAGGCATTTACCGCGCGCTCAGAAGCGAAGGTTTGGGCCACAAATTTCTCGGCACCGTGGAATTCTTCCCTGAAGAAGGCAAATACCACATGGACGGCCACCGCAAATGTGGCGTGTCCATGGACCCGCACGAAACCATTGCCCGCGACGGCATTTGTCCGGTCTGCGGCAAACCGGTCACCGTGGGCGTCTATAATCGCATACTGGAACTGTCCGACCGCGAAGAACCGGTCCAGCCCGCAGGTGCGGCCAATTTCGTGTCCATGATTCCACTCAAGGAAATTCTGTCTGAAGTGGTGGGGGTGGGACCGACTTCAAAAAAAGTCAACTTGCTGTACATGAAACTCCTCCATGAATTCGGCACTGAATTGGACATCCTTCAACGTGCTCCGGTAGAAGATCTAAATAAATTTTCCTGTCATCTGGGCGAAGGTCTATCCCGAATGCGTGAAGGACAGGTCATTCGCAAGGCCGGATTCGACGGTGAATACGGCAAAATTACCGTGTTCTCTGAAAAAGAACGCGCTGAAATCAAAAATGGCGGTACGCTCATCTCCATGGCCGCATCCGACAAGCACCCTGACGTGGGCGAAATAGCCAAGCCGTGCAAAGTCATTCTCAGACGAAAAAATAAAATTGCTACTGTCACGTATAACAAGGAACAGCAGGCAGCCATCAACGCCGGCCCTGGTGCGGTTCTGGTCATGGCCGGCCCCGGTACCGGAAAGACGCAGACCCTTATGGGACGTATTGAACGACTCATTAACGAAGGGGGTAACCCCAAGCGCATACTCGCTCTGACTTTCACCCGCAGAGCAGCGCAGGAACTCCGCGATCGCATGAAAAGTCTTCGTGGCGACACAGCAGAAATGCCTCAGGCAGGCACCCTGCATTCACTGTGCTTCGACTACTGGCGACATGCCTATTCTGACACACCAATAGTGGTTCCAGAGGCTGCGGCCAAAAAACTTTTTGCCGAGGTTAACCCCGAATTCGCGGGCAAAAATCTCAACCACTACTGGAACAAATACATCATGGCCCGTGAGCGGTTAGAAGAACTGCCCGCTGACCTTGCCGAGGCACACATCAACTACGGCAACCAGAAAAATCACTGGGATTTGGTGGACTACACCGATCTGCTGGAATTCATGCTGGAGCAATCAGACGCGCCCACTTTCCGTATGCCTTACACCGACGTACTGGTGGACGAAGTTCAAGACCTCACCCCCCTGCAACTTGCCGTAATCAAAGGCGTTGCCGAGAAGTCAGGCAAAGGCGTATTTTGTATCGGCGACCCCAAGCAATCCATCTACGGATTCCGAGGCGCAGCAGAAAACGTGGAAGAACGCCTCAAGGAAATGTGGCCAAAAATTAAGCCTGTCACCCTGCTTGAAAACTACCGCTCAGGTCAGGCCATTCTTGATACGGCAGCATCCCTTTTCCCGGATGAACCAAAACTCCACGCCAATCAGGACATCAACGCTACCATTCATCTTTTTGAAGGACCAAACGGATTACGCGAAGCCACCTGGATCAGCGATAAAATCAAAGGACTGATTGGCACAACCAGTCATTCCATCACCGATCAGGAAGGCGGCGGAGATTTGGCCCCCGGCGACATCGCCGTATTAGTACGGTTCAAAGCCCTTATTCCCATTCTTGAAAAAGCCTTGAAACGGGCCGGTATCCCGGTATCCACGCCAGAACTGGAAGGCTTCTGGCAGGAACCGCGTGTAGCGAGTATACTCAAAGCCGCCGAACAATTCTTGGGCATGACACTTTCCGATTCCGAAGACGTCCTTGATGTACCTGACCACATCCTCGCCAAAGGACCAGTGGCTTTGGCCGCATTCCTGAATGAAACCCCACCGTTCGACCAGTTCTTCTGGGACAGCCGACAATTCAAAGAATTAAAAAAGGCCTTTGACGAACGTAATGGATGGCAGGGGCTGGTCAATTGGGTCAGCCTCCAGACCGAACTGGAGCTGGTACGCAAATCTGCGGAAAAGGTTCAAATAATGACCCTGCACGCGGCCAAGGGGCTGGAGTTCGATGCGGTGTTCATGCCTGCCTGCGAAGAAGGCATCCTGCCCTTTGCCGGAATGGACTTGCTGACAGCCACGGTGACACTCACCCCCGGACGCGGCCAACGCTTCGAAGAAGAACGCCGCCTAATGTTCGTGGGCATGACACGTGCCAAACGCAATCTTTATATCAGTCGATCCGACCAGCGGCAGTTATACGGCAAGACTCTGAATCTGCCATCTTCTCGATATTTACGGGAACTGCCTGAACATCTTCTGACAAAATCAACCTTGGCTGCCAAGATGGTAACCAAGGAAAAACAGCTCGGGTTGCTCGATTAG
- the polA gene encoding DNA polymerase I: MSLKERLNFDKEPIFLIDGTALLYRAFYARADLSRSDGFPTNAINTVLRVLMNMLRDEQPKHVAFMMDGRGKTFRNDLYDKYKANRPPMPEGLAEQIAPVQEGVQLLGLKLLVSDGVEADDCICALANKYKADRPVIIMASDKDLKQCLDTNVAMVSQHGRKETLYTLDGFREKEGMEPATWPDFQAVIGDSADNIPGIPKIGPVTARKIFAETGPTLEDLRDNVDKLPEKLRAKVEPEMETVFMFRDLTRMKTDCCDNPVDDFIVQDMDVDALHAFLEEYELRGLQRDLPRNTATQTATSAPAASSPKAAQDGGMLSLFGETPATPKVEAPLAMTEAPTVGDLPNLAGEDVGVVFEKKAFFIGMEGKEYRYTGDVADLVRALADASVIATPSVQDLLRADSAWNYILASQWFDLSLATYLLDPESRNYTWARLKQSIHHDGRSEFAEAAKGLHPQSQGLAALVYMQGIQGQVKSAELEPLMHDLELPLIPVLVSMEQAGIAVDLEAFKGFLDDVSAQLAELTRTIIGHAGEEFNIRSSQQLAVVLFDTLGIKAGSKTSTGLRSTANQVLEKIRDQHPIVEAVLEYRMLEKLRSTYLEPLPKLVDKESRLHTHFNQLSTATGRLSSSQPNLQNIPIRGVHGPRMRACFNAKEGHLLAAADYSQIELRVLAHFSKDPALIDAFRHDEDIHSRTAALLNDKTVEEVTSDERRGAKTINFGLIYGMGVQKLARELKIKQTEAKEFTEKYFEKMATLKAYYDTIVEDAQKHGFVATLAGRRRLLPELHSRNNQLQSQAKRQAVNTVIQGSAADIIKMAMLAAHADAELKTLGAQLILQVHDELIIEAPQENIEAAGARLKTIMQDVASLDVPLKVDLGIGLNWAEAH, translated from the coding sequence ATGTCGCTGAAAGAACGCCTTAATTTCGATAAGGAACCTATTTTTCTTATCGACGGTACCGCCCTGCTCTATCGCGCCTTCTACGCTCGCGCCGACCTGTCACGTTCGGACGGATTCCCGACCAACGCGATCAATACGGTTCTGCGTGTGCTCATGAACATGCTCCGGGATGAACAGCCCAAACATGTAGCATTCATGATGGACGGTAGGGGGAAAACCTTCCGCAACGACCTGTACGACAAATACAAGGCCAATCGTCCGCCCATGCCCGAAGGGCTGGCCGAACAGATTGCGCCAGTACAGGAAGGCGTTCAGTTACTCGGCCTCAAACTGCTTGTCTCAGACGGCGTAGAAGCGGACGACTGCATCTGCGCACTCGCCAACAAGTACAAGGCGGACCGCCCGGTCATCATCATGGCCTCGGACAAGGACCTCAAGCAGTGCCTTGATACCAACGTGGCTATGGTCAGCCAGCACGGACGCAAGGAAACCCTCTATACACTAGACGGATTCCGCGAGAAGGAAGGCATGGAGCCAGCCACATGGCCGGATTTCCAGGCCGTAATCGGCGACTCGGCAGATAATATTCCCGGTATTCCCAAAATCGGCCCGGTCACGGCGCGAAAAATTTTCGCCGAAACCGGTCCCACGCTTGAGGACCTGCGCGACAACGTGGATAAGCTCCCGGAAAAGCTCCGCGCCAAGGTGGAGCCGGAAATGGAAACGGTATTCATGTTCCGCGACCTGACCCGCATGAAGACCGATTGCTGTGACAATCCGGTGGATGATTTCATTGTGCAGGACATGGATGTGGACGCGCTTCACGCATTTTTGGAAGAGTATGAACTGCGAGGCTTGCAACGCGATCTACCCAGAAACACGGCAACACAAACAGCGACAAGCGCCCCGGCCGCATCCTCCCCAAAAGCGGCACAGGACGGCGGCATGTTGTCCCTGTTCGGCGAAACCCCGGCAACCCCGAAGGTCGAAGCACCTCTGGCTATGACCGAGGCCCCGACTGTCGGCGATCTGCCCAATTTGGCGGGCGAAGACGTGGGTGTGGTCTTTGAGAAAAAAGCATTTTTCATTGGCATGGAAGGCAAGGAATACCGGTATACCGGTGACGTTGCCGATCTGGTTCGCGCATTGGCCGATGCTTCGGTGATCGCGACCCCGTCCGTGCAGGATTTGTTACGTGCCGATTCGGCATGGAATTATATTTTGGCAAGCCAATGGTTCGACCTGAGTCTGGCCACATATCTGCTCGACCCGGAATCACGCAATTATACGTGGGCTCGGCTCAAGCAATCCATTCACCATGATGGCCGCTCTGAATTTGCAGAAGCTGCCAAGGGATTGCACCCGCAATCTCAGGGATTGGCCGCGCTTGTGTATATGCAAGGTATTCAGGGACAGGTGAAAAGTGCGGAGCTTGAACCGCTTATGCACGACCTTGAATTGCCGCTCATCCCGGTGCTTGTTTCCATGGAGCAGGCTGGTATTGCCGTTGACCTTGAAGCGTTCAAAGGATTTCTCGATGACGTCAGCGCACAACTGGCTGAGCTGACCCGGACCATCATCGGCCACGCCGGAGAGGAATTCAATATCCGCTCCAGCCAACAGTTGGCCGTAGTCCTGTTTGATACACTCGGTATCAAAGCGGGATCAAAGACGAGTACGGGGTTGCGTTCCACTGCCAACCAAGTGTTGGAAAAGATTCGAGATCAGCACCCCATTGTCGAAGCAGTGCTGGAATACCGCATGTTGGAAAAACTGCGCTCCACCTATCTTGAACCACTGCCGAAACTGGTGGACAAGGAATCGAGACTGCACACCCATTTCAATCAGTTGTCCACGGCCACTGGCCGACTGTCCAGCTCGCAGCCGAACCTGCAAAACATCCCGATTCGCGGGGTACACGGCCCACGGATGCGCGCCTGTTTCAATGCGAAAGAAGGCCATCTGTTAGCTGCGGCTGATTACTCGCAGATTGAATTGCGCGTACTGGCACACTTTTCCAAAGACCCGGCCCTGATTGATGCATTCCGCCATGACGAGGACATCCACTCGCGTACAGCGGCCCTGCTCAATGACAAGACGGTTGAAGAAGTGACATCGGATGAACGACGCGGCGCAAAGACCATCAACTTCGGCCTGATCTACGGCATGGGCGTCCAAAAACTGGCCCGCGAGCTGAAAATCAAACAGACCGAGGCCAAGGAATTCACGGAAAAGTATTTCGAAAAAATGGCGACCCTCAAGGCCTACTACGACACCATCGTGGAAGACGCCCAGAAACACGGCTTTGTGGCAACCCTCGCCGGACGCCGCCGCCTGCTCCCGGAACTCCACTCCCGCAATAACCAACTCCAGTCTCAGGCCAAACGGCAAGCCGTCAACACGGTCATTCAAGGCTCAGCCGCCGACATCATCAAAATGGCCATGCTCGCGGCCCACGCCGACGCAGAACTCAAAACCCTCGGCGCCCAACTCATCCTTCAGGTACACGATGAACTCATCATCGAAGCCCCACAGGAAAACATCGAAGCCGCCGGAGCACGCCTCAAAACCATCATGCAAGACGTAGCAAGCTTGGACGTCCCCTTGAAGGTAGATTTAGGGATTGGATTGAATTGGGCTGAAGCGCATTAA
- a CDS encoding DHH family phosphoesterase, with amino-acid sequence MALFRQLDEQVEHLLELFNKDDNWLIVINADPDALGSALALRRIMARRVNQTAIAQINEIKRPDNLSMIRYCRIPTQKLIPNLSAQFDKFALVDSQPHHNPEFKQFDFSVVIDHHPIAQDNLVNADFVDIRPKYGSVCTMMTEYLYNMKIRPAKLLATALMYGIRCDTKTFEREFIDADMAAFKYLSKYSDSKLMNRISRSEFHLDWMRYISRAFYNLRRIGKGLFAYCGNVENPDVLVIVADFFTRVHDVPWVVVSGTSEGKLVCILRGDGQRRNMGTMAQKLMNGLGSAGGHKQAARAEVPVEELDGVDPEIFMLKRIGQGRKATIRKV; translated from the coding sequence TTGGCACTCTTTCGACAACTGGATGAACAGGTCGAACATCTGCTCGAACTGTTCAACAAGGACGATAATTGGCTTATCGTCATCAATGCTGACCCGGATGCTCTGGGTTCGGCCTTGGCGTTGAGGCGCATTATGGCACGGCGGGTAAATCAAACTGCCATTGCCCAGATTAATGAGATCAAGCGACCGGACAACCTGTCCATGATCCGTTACTGCCGCATACCCACGCAAAAACTCATTCCGAACCTGTCGGCCCAATTCGACAAGTTTGCCTTGGTGGATTCACAACCCCACCACAACCCCGAATTCAAACAGTTCGATTTTTCAGTGGTCATCGACCACCACCCCATTGCACAGGATAATCTGGTCAACGCTGACTTTGTGGACATCCGGCCCAAGTACGGCTCCGTCTGCACCATGATGACCGAATACCTGTACAACATGAAAATCCGCCCGGCCAAACTGCTGGCCACGGCCCTGATGTACGGCATCCGTTGTGACACCAAGACCTTTGAGCGCGAATTCATCGACGCTGACATGGCGGCTTTCAAGTATCTGTCCAAATATTCCGACTCCAAGCTGATGAACCGTATCAGCCGCAGCGAATTCCATCTGGACTGGATGCGGTATATTTCCCGTGCCTTCTACAACCTGCGCCGGATCGGCAAAGGGTTGTTCGCTTATTGTGGCAACGTGGAAAACCCGGACGTTCTGGTCATTGTCGCCGATTTCTTCACCCGCGTTCACGACGTGCCGTGGGTTGTTGTTTCGGGGACGTCCGAAGGCAAGCTCGTCTGTATTCTTCGCGGCGACGGTCAACGTCGTAATATGGGGACCATGGCCCAAAAACTCATGAACGGCCTCGGCTCGGCTGGTGGTCACAAACAGGCTGCCCGTGCCGAAGTGCCGGTTGAAGAACTGGACGGCGTGGACCCAGAAATATTCATGCTCAAGCGTATCGGACAAGGCCGCAAAGCCACGATTCGTAAAGTTTAA
- a CDS encoding substrate-binding periplasmic protein encodes MPQQSSFFGLFAKKALYQCVLMVLVVFFLSSTAVAHHPSLHIDYPNYWPFFSRDEDGNMEGFFYDIITEAFIRMDMRASWHEYPWGRCQVNVQCGEASAMISVPTKERLEYTVTHKHSFYMKDLTIFTSIDHPKIKKIEAVTSIEDILRLDLSVVTYVGNGWNDTHIKSRGIKTYQTPRLKNVWQMLANKRADIAIEWPGAAWAHIVSEGVSDKIVQTEVVVASMPFHLLVRKGELFVERLEEFDRIIVEMQEEGLIDEMVRKYVKVGL; translated from the coding sequence ATGCCACAGCAGTCATCATTTTTCGGCCTGTTTGCTAAAAAAGCATTATACCAGTGTGTTTTAATGGTGTTGGTTGTGTTTTTCCTGTCATCAACAGCCGTGGCACATCACCCATCCCTCCATATTGATTATCCAAACTATTGGCCTTTTTTTTCGCGTGATGAAGATGGCAATATGGAAGGTTTTTTCTATGACATCATCACCGAAGCCTTCATACGAATGGATATGAGGGCTTCGTGGCATGAATACCCGTGGGGACGGTGTCAGGTGAATGTGCAATGTGGTGAAGCCAGTGCCATGATTTCAGTGCCAACCAAGGAACGCCTTGAGTATACGGTGACACACAAGCATTCATTTTACATGAAGGATTTGACAATTTTCACTTCCATAGACCACCCGAAAATAAAGAAAATTGAAGCTGTTACTTCAATAGAGGATATCCTTCGGTTAGATTTGTCTGTTGTGACCTATGTAGGGAATGGGTGGAATGACACGCATATCAAGTCGCGGGGAATCAAGACCTATCAGACTCCGCGATTGAAGAACGTCTGGCAGATGTTGGCGAACAAACGGGCTGATATTGCCATTGAGTGGCCGGGAGCTGCGTGGGCGCATATTGTCAGTGAAGGGGTGAGCGACAAGATTGTTCAGACTGAAGTAGTCGTTGCATCAATGCCATTTCATCTTTTGGTCCGTAAGGGTGAGCTTTTTGTGGAACGTTTGGAGGAATTCGATAGAATTATTGTTGAGATGCAGGAAGAAGGTCTCATTGATGAGATGGTGCGAAAGTATGTAAAGGTGGGATTGTAA
- a CDS encoding MarR family winged helix-turn-helix transcriptional regulator: protein MTAKLFEAGLDITVEQWRALIPSYKHDGLTQGQLCEIMSQEKTGVSRLVSALEKRGLLRREASKEDRRVKFLFITEAGRNLMEASFDPVLEVLVNTVKNIDPAELAICQKVLWQIITSPDREENIFRNAECCR, encoded by the coding sequence ATGACCGCGAAATTGTTTGAGGCTGGCCTCGACATTACCGTGGAGCAATGGCGCGCATTGATTCCTTCCTACAAGCATGATGGGCTGACTCAAGGTCAGCTGTGCGAAATTATGTCTCAGGAAAAGACAGGTGTCAGCCGGTTGGTATCTGCGCTTGAGAAGCGAGGTTTGTTGCGTCGAGAGGCCAGCAAAGAGGATCGACGGGTCAAGTTCCTTTTTATTACGGAAGCTGGCCGGAATTTGATGGAAGCGTCTTTTGATCCGGTTCTGGAAGTTCTTGTCAATACCGTAAAAAATATTGATCCTGCAGAACTTGCCATATGTCAGAAGGTTTTGTGGCAGATCATTACTTCTCCTGACAGGGAAGAAAATATTTTCCGAAATGCAGAATGTTGTCGTTGA
- the cbiR gene encoding cobamide remodeling phosphodiesterase CbiR, with protein MTDSSTSNTPVDREKTAHQCPNSVTAAQNKWGVEFPYSVAATSFVVPAGAAENAVYLANRFPEIALLFFEADACLNYTEADLPPSMAELPLSWHVHMPLDFDWADGLNVIWHKIDGLIDKAAFLSPHSYVLHPPTEPDMLVPLAARLRDKGVDPASFLVENIRGYNLTPIWDEIREGGYSACLDIGHIQAYNQFDVLDLPDLWQHVQMLHIYGAEKRMQHRPLSEMDKAGQDLLRTMLDKFTGRTLTLELFNEQGLFRSLDLLGQWVSDWRKEQ; from the coding sequence ATGACCGACAGTTCCACATCGAACACTCCCGTCGACAGGGAAAAAACTGCGCACCAATGCCCAAATTCCGTCACGGCCGCCCAGAATAAATGGGGAGTGGAATTCCCGTATTCCGTAGCCGCAACGTCTTTTGTTGTTCCAGCCGGAGCCGCTGAAAACGCTGTATATCTGGCAAATCGATTCCCTGAAATCGCCCTGCTTTTTTTTGAAGCGGACGCCTGCCTCAATTATACCGAGGCCGACCTGCCACCTTCCATGGCCGAGCTGCCGCTTTCATGGCACGTTCACATGCCGCTGGACTTTGACTGGGCTGACGGACTGAATGTCATCTGGCACAAAATCGACGGACTTATCGACAAGGCCGCATTTCTGTCACCGCACTCCTATGTACTACACCCGCCAACTGAACCGGATATGCTTGTTCCATTGGCTGCCCGACTACGAGACAAAGGCGTGGACCCGGCTAGTTTTCTGGTGGAAAATATCCGAGGCTACAACCTGACACCCATCTGGGATGAAATACGTGAAGGCGGCTATTCAGCGTGTCTGGATATCGGGCATATACAGGCCTACAACCAATTTGACGTGCTTGATCTGCCCGACCTATGGCAACATGTTCAAATGCTTCACATCTATGGCGCTGAAAAGCGCATGCAGCACAGACCTCTTTCCGAGATGGACAAGGCGGGACAAGACCTGCTACGCACCATGCTCGACAAATTTACAGGCCGGACATTGACTCTGGAACTGTTCAATGAACAGGGACTTTTTCGATCCCTTGATCTGCTGGGCCAATGGGTGTCCGACTGGAGAAAAGAACAATGA